In Nitrospira sp., one genomic interval encodes:
- the glgP gene encoding alpha-glucan family phosphorylase — MDTVENSNPISKHLPQNLIRLAELSQNLWWSWTLEARQLFELIDPTLWYFTHHNPVRLLQEVKPERLQQLVHDPTFVRHYSAVMKRFDEYRLGNGTWYGKKYGHPKSPSIAYFSAEFGLHISIPIYSGGLGILAGDHCKEASDLGVPLVGIGFMYPQGYFRQRITPEGWQEAAYAPFNREESPIRPALTPSGAPCRITVVMGHRTVAAQVWRAEVGRIVLYLIDTDVPENNPENRALSARLYGGDQEIRLCQEILLGIGGVRMLRELGINPTVFHANEGHSAFLTLERIREFVQKGSTHAEASELVRQSTVFTTHTPVPAGHDVFPHHLMDRYFAGYWEQLGLSREEFLRLGETPESRGQGFNMTALAMNQAAHVNGVSREHGRVSREMWQHHWPGLATDLVPIKSVTNGIHAPTWIGLEMNQLYGKFLGPDWAERCDEQAMWQRVSDIPDGELWAVRKTMKRKLMRFIRERARTGWINGHLQSSQVIARGTLLDPEALTLGFARRFATYKRATLLFRDLERLKRLLQNHWRPVQLVFAGKAHPADEPGRYFIHEVVNFCNDHKLGGHIAFLEDYDMHMAKFLVQGVDVWLNTPRFPLEASGTSGMKAALNGVINCSVLDGWWKEGYNGANGWGVDPLPPSTDQHEQDVHDSEELYRLLEQEVVPLYYQRDLDGTPRGWLQMVKECIRTVAPQFCTKRMVKDYVETMYSGAAARTPSSW, encoded by the coding sequence GTGGATACTGTCGAGAACTCAAATCCTATTTCCAAGCACCTCCCGCAGAATCTGATCCGGCTGGCCGAACTCTCACAAAACCTCTGGTGGAGCTGGACACTGGAAGCCCGGCAGCTGTTCGAACTGATCGATCCGACGCTCTGGTACTTCACCCATCACAATCCGGTTCGTCTGCTCCAGGAAGTGAAACCCGAACGGCTCCAGCAACTCGTGCACGATCCGACGTTTGTCCGGCACTACTCGGCGGTGATGAAAAGATTTGACGAATACCGACTGGGCAACGGCACGTGGTACGGCAAGAAGTACGGCCATCCGAAGAGCCCGTCCATCGCCTATTTCTCGGCGGAATTTGGCCTGCACATTTCCATTCCCATTTATAGCGGAGGCCTGGGCATCCTCGCGGGCGATCATTGCAAAGAAGCGAGCGATCTGGGTGTCCCCCTTGTAGGCATCGGCTTTATGTACCCGCAAGGCTACTTCCGTCAACGGATCACGCCGGAAGGCTGGCAGGAAGCCGCCTATGCCCCGTTCAACCGCGAAGAATCCCCGATCCGTCCGGCCCTCACTCCGTCAGGCGCACCCTGCAGAATTACGGTCGTGATGGGCCATCGTACGGTCGCCGCACAGGTGTGGCGCGCCGAAGTCGGACGCATCGTGCTCTATTTGATCGACACCGATGTCCCGGAAAACAACCCCGAGAATCGGGCACTGTCGGCTCGCCTTTACGGGGGCGACCAGGAGATTCGCCTCTGCCAGGAAATCCTTCTGGGCATCGGCGGTGTACGCATGCTACGGGAACTGGGCATCAACCCGACCGTGTTCCATGCCAACGAAGGACACTCGGCGTTTCTGACGTTGGAACGTATTCGTGAATTCGTCCAGAAGGGATCGACCCACGCCGAGGCCAGTGAACTGGTTCGCCAGAGCACGGTCTTTACGACCCATACCCCGGTGCCTGCCGGACATGATGTGTTCCCCCATCATTTAATGGATCGTTACTTCGCCGGCTATTGGGAACAACTCGGATTGAGTCGCGAGGAATTCCTCCGGCTGGGTGAAACACCGGAATCGCGCGGACAGGGTTTTAATATGACAGCGCTGGCCATGAACCAGGCCGCGCACGTGAACGGCGTGAGCCGCGAACATGGCCGGGTCTCCCGCGAAATGTGGCAACACCACTGGCCCGGGCTCGCGACGGACCTGGTCCCGATCAAGAGCGTGACCAACGGCATTCATGCTCCGACCTGGATCGGCCTCGAGATGAACCAGCTCTACGGCAAATTCCTCGGCCCGGACTGGGCCGAGCGCTGTGATGAACAAGCCATGTGGCAACGGGTGAGCGATATTCCGGATGGCGAACTCTGGGCGGTGCGCAAAACCATGAAGCGCAAGCTGATGCGATTTATTCGCGAACGCGCCCGGACCGGCTGGATCAACGGCCACCTGCAATCCTCGCAAGTCATCGCCCGCGGGACGCTGTTAGATCCCGAAGCCTTGACCCTTGGATTCGCGCGCCGCTTCGCGACCTACAAGCGGGCCACGTTGCTCTTCCGCGATCTCGAACGGCTGAAACGTCTGCTGCAAAATCATTGGCGCCCGGTGCAGCTCGTGTTCGCCGGCAAGGCCCATCCTGCCGATGAGCCGGGGCGCTACTTCATCCATGAGGTAGTGAATTTCTGTAACGACCACAAGCTCGGCGGCCACATCGCTTTTCTCGAAGACTACGACATGCACATGGCCAAATTTCTCGTGCAGGGCGTGGATGTGTGGCTCAATACGCCGCGCTTCCCGCTCGAAGCCAGCGGCACCAGCGGCATGAAAGCCGCTTTGAACGGCGTCATCAACTGTAGCGTGCTCGACGGCTGGTGGAAAGAAGGCTACAACGGCGCGAACGGCTGGGGCGTCGACCCGCTGCCGCCTTCGACCGACCAGCACGAGCAGGATGTCCATGACTCGGAAGAGCTCTATCGCCTGCTTGAACAAGAAGTCGTCCCCCTTTACTATCAGCGAGACCTCGACGGCACGCCGCGAGGCTGGCTCCAAATGGTGAAGGAATGTATCCGGACTGTCGCCCCGCAGTTCTGCACGAAACGTATGGTGAAGGACTACGTCGAGACGATGTACAGCGGAGCCGCTGCCCGCACACCGTCATCATGGTAA
- a CDS encoding HEAT repeat domain-containing protein codes for MVNASALERPYRAPWSAIAAALCFAVMAGLFLLFAAPLETRAATSPPSAQDKDLPALFKAGDYPAIVQRFQALPKDATPSKEMLRLAFQSFVKLGRGEEALPLYPRIKADGQPDDLTLLRPLALSLITSRVRDQKEHVRIAAYTVLAELGLPETGPLLEDGLLNSSVLVRARAAEAIGKAGLAPSSGALKRAINDDAPSVRIAAMNALGDARVMEMKPRLIEIGRTEDGPEAIFAYAALYKMGQTDMLIDITNAATLPDAEVRMAAIGVLGRLKRPASLALLSQAVYDPNPSVRAFAAGALGEFGSPGGVAPLTHALGDEMAMVRGVAAGSLGRLGLKENRPLLQALTRDPSLQVRASAAESLLRLGDSSVLLLAADLARNPDPSIRSSAAQALSATSDKEALSLLQALLQDQQPLPRLMAAKALGKVSGPVIPILLKGLQDSDEAVRIAAAGSLLQQTARAARPTRRL; via the coding sequence ATGGTAAACGCCTCCGCGTTGGAACGGCCATATCGTGCGCCGTGGAGTGCCATTGCCGCGGCACTCTGCTTCGCCGTTATGGCCGGGCTGTTTCTCCTCTTTGCAGCACCGCTTGAAACCCGAGCGGCAACCTCTCCGCCTTCCGCCCAAGACAAAGACCTCCCCGCTCTCTTTAAAGCCGGCGACTACCCGGCGATCGTACAACGCTTTCAGGCGCTCCCCAAAGACGCCACGCCGTCAAAAGAGATGCTCCGCCTGGCCTTCCAGAGCTTTGTGAAACTCGGACGCGGGGAAGAAGCCCTGCCGTTGTATCCTCGTATCAAGGCAGACGGCCAACCGGACGATCTGACGTTGCTTCGCCCCCTCGCGCTCAGCCTCATTACCAGCCGCGTGCGCGATCAGAAAGAGCATGTGCGTATCGCCGCCTACACCGTTCTGGCCGAGCTGGGCCTTCCGGAAACCGGCCCGCTGTTGGAAGACGGTCTGTTGAATAGCTCGGTGTTGGTGCGCGCCCGCGCCGCCGAAGCGATCGGGAAGGCCGGCTTAGCACCCAGCTCGGGCGCGCTGAAACGGGCGATCAACGACGACGCGCCAAGCGTCCGCATCGCCGCCATGAATGCGCTGGGCGATGCCCGTGTCATGGAGATGAAGCCGCGGCTGATCGAAATCGGCAGAACAGAAGATGGCCCCGAGGCCATCTTCGCCTATGCCGCGCTCTATAAGATGGGCCAGACCGACATGCTCATCGACATCACCAATGCCGCCACGTTGCCGGACGCGGAAGTCCGCATGGCCGCGATCGGCGTGCTGGGCCGTCTGAAGCGGCCGGCAAGCCTGGCGCTCCTCAGTCAAGCCGTCTATGACCCCAATCCGTCGGTGCGCGCCTTCGCCGCCGGCGCGCTGGGCGAGTTCGGTTCCCCCGGAGGCGTCGCGCCGCTCACCCACGCGTTGGGCGATGAGATGGCCATGGTGCGCGGCGTGGCAGCCGGCAGCCTCGGCCGGTTGGGCCTGAAAGAAAATCGCCCGTTGCTCCAAGCCCTCACCAGAGATCCCAGCTTGCAAGTGCGTGCGAGCGCTGCGGAAAGCCTGCTTCGTCTCGGCGATTCATCCGTCCTCCTGCTCGCGGCCGATCTGGCCAGAAACCCGGACCCGTCCATTCGAAGCAGCGCGGCTCAGGCATTGAGCGCCACCTCGGACAAGGAAGCCTTGTCGCTGTTGCAGGCGTTGCTCCAGGATCAACAGCCGCTCCCGCGACTCATGGCCGCGAAGGCCTTAGGCAAGGTGTCCGGCCCCGTGATTCCGATTCTTCTCAAAGGCCTGCAAGACTCCGATGAGGCCGTGCGGATCGCCGCAGCCGGCAGCCTCCTGCAACAGACCGCACGCGCCGCACGCCCTACGCGGCGGCTTTAG
- a CDS encoding HEAT repeat domain-containing protein has product MEHPRQASPSAKTPDAIPASDELADKVAEDLALTPAASQELVAVAPDQVILEEEKVKDEIEIQIDLLSDPDWVVRREAVITLGEMGDERCVEPLSRALRDGDWQVREVAIEALGQVGSPAVEILLKLLRDWDVRKYAILALGKIRDERVLDPLMVQLRNDEFKDDAINALVELGEPAVPKFIAALKDREESVRQSAVLGLGRIKHSESIDPLIAMLQDKDWFTRLIAAAALESIGDDRGREAIKPLLKDPDMVVKMRVERILAKWKKTPVSQPANA; this is encoded by the coding sequence ATGGAACACCCCCGTCAAGCATCCCCGTCCGCTAAGACCCCTGACGCCATTCCTGCCAGCGATGAGCTGGCCGACAAGGTGGCAGAAGACCTGGCGTTGACCCCTGCGGCTTCCCAGGAACTGGTGGCTGTCGCTCCCGACCAGGTCATCCTGGAAGAAGAGAAGGTCAAGGACGAGATCGAGATTCAGATCGATCTTCTCAGCGATCCGGACTGGGTGGTGCGGCGTGAAGCCGTCATTACGCTCGGCGAGATGGGTGACGAGCGGTGCGTCGAGCCGTTGTCGCGCGCGCTGCGCGACGGTGACTGGCAAGTGCGCGAAGTGGCCATTGAGGCGCTCGGGCAGGTCGGCTCTCCGGCTGTCGAAATTCTATTGAAGCTGCTCCGCGACTGGGATGTGCGGAAGTACGCCATTCTGGCACTCGGAAAGATCCGTGATGAACGGGTCTTGGATCCCTTGATGGTGCAGCTGCGCAATGACGAGTTCAAAGATGACGCGATCAATGCGCTCGTGGAACTCGGCGAGCCGGCGGTGCCGAAGTTTATTGCCGCGCTGAAGGATAGAGAAGAGAGCGTCCGTCAGAGCGCCGTATTGGGATTGGGCCGGATCAAACACAGCGAGTCGATCGATCCGCTCATCGCCATGCTGCAGGATAAAGACTGGTTTACCAGGTTGATTGCGGCGGCCGCCTTGGAGTCGATCGGCGACGACCGGGGGCGTGAGGCGATCAAGCCGTTGCTCAAGGATCCCGATATGGTCGTGAAGATGCGTGTCGAGCGGATCCTGGCCAAGTGGAAGAAGACGCCGGTTTCCCAACCGGCGAATGCCTAG
- a CDS encoding septal ring lytic transglycosylase RlpA family protein, which translates to MTHQICMTHPRTSLSGILLAALCLSFGACSWVPKGETGLDVGIKDRGIASWYGEQFHGKQAANGELFDMQALTAAHRTLPLGSMVRVVNLTNGKHVRVRINDRGPYVNGRILDLSQAAAVKLGMVQNGLSVIQLEVVGDRRPDFVLAEEEAPSTQSALLSVHHLDPLAIRVPPVSTLGLPVSSARPRPRILPTDVLMQRRIRRVPSLLAADHTAHTENITLVIG; encoded by the coding sequence ATGACACACCAAATCTGTATGACGCATCCGCGCACCAGCCTTTCCGGGATTCTCTTGGCCGCCCTCTGTCTGTCCTTCGGGGCCTGCTCATGGGTGCCCAAGGGAGAAACAGGGCTGGATGTCGGGATCAAGGACCGGGGCATTGCCTCCTGGTATGGGGAGCAGTTCCATGGCAAACAGGCTGCCAACGGGGAGCTGTTTGACATGCAGGCCCTGACGGCCGCGCACCGGACCCTCCCGCTCGGCAGCATGGTGCGGGTGGTGAATTTGACCAACGGGAAGCATGTCCGCGTTCGGATCAATGATCGCGGCCCTTATGTGAATGGTCGAATCCTCGATCTCTCGCAGGCGGCAGCGGTGAAGCTGGGCATGGTCCAGAACGGACTGTCCGTGATTCAATTGGAAGTCGTCGGAGACCGTCGGCCGGACTTTGTCCTGGCGGAAGAAGAGGCCCCTTCGACCCAATCCGCACTCCTCAGCGTCCATCACCTTGACCCGCTCGCCATCCGGGTTCCTCCCGTCTCCACATTGGGGCTACCCGTCTCTTCGGCTAGGCCCCGCCCTCGCATTCTGCCGACCGACGTGTTAATGCAGCGGCGTATTCGTCGCGTGCCGTCCCTCTTAGCGGCCGACCATACGGCCCATACCGAAAACATCACGCTTGTCATCGGATAG
- a CDS encoding ATP-binding cassette domain-containing protein: protein MIDVKNITKRYGNLTAIDRVTFSVAKGEVLAFLGPNGAGKTTTMRILTCFMPATEGTAKVAGFDCADQPLEVKRRIGYLPETPPVYQEFTVSEYLTFVGRMRGMVGKNLTTAIDQSVEKLALGTVRHRLIGNLSRGYRQRVGLAQAVLHDPPVLILDEPTVGLDPKQIIEIRDLIKSLAGSHSVILSTHILPEATAVCQRVVIISGGRIVAEDTPDQLSARLRHSEKISVTIKAPPDNCLAKLQSISGILNVFQGQSAGTFLLECALGQDKRDEVARFIIANQWGLLELRTISMTLEDVFLQLTRHEEGMTPQADQVSELPQETAS, encoded by the coding sequence ATGATTGACGTTAAGAACATTACCAAACGGTATGGGAATCTCACGGCCATCGACCGGGTCACGTTTTCCGTGGCCAAAGGCGAGGTGTTGGCTTTTCTTGGCCCGAACGGCGCCGGAAAGACCACCACCATGCGTATCCTCACCTGTTTCATGCCGGCCACCGAGGGCACAGCAAAAGTCGCAGGCTTTGATTGCGCTGACCAGCCCCTCGAAGTGAAACGCCGCATCGGCTATCTCCCTGAAACGCCACCGGTCTACCAGGAGTTCACCGTCTCGGAATATCTGACCTTCGTGGGCCGGATGCGCGGCATGGTCGGCAAAAATCTCACGACGGCCATCGATCAATCCGTTGAGAAGTTAGCCCTGGGTACGGTCCGCCATCGCTTGATCGGCAACCTGTCGCGAGGCTACCGTCAACGCGTCGGGTTGGCCCAGGCGGTCCTCCACGATCCGCCGGTCTTGATCCTCGATGAGCCGACCGTCGGGCTGGATCCCAAACAGATCATCGAAATTCGCGACTTGATTAAAAGTCTGGCCGGGTCACATTCCGTGATTCTCAGCACGCACATTCTTCCCGAAGCCACCGCCGTCTGCCAGCGGGTTGTCATTATCAGCGGCGGACGAATCGTTGCGGAAGACACCCCCGATCAGCTTTCTGCGCGGCTCCGGCATTCGGAAAAGATCTCTGTGACGATCAAAGCACCGCCGGACAACTGTCTGGCCAAGCTCCAATCCATCTCAGGCATTCTGAATGTGTTTCAAGGTCAGTCCGCCGGCACGTTCCTCCTTGAATGTGCGCTGGGTCAGGACAAGCGTGATGAGGTCGCCCGGTTCATCATCGCCAATCAGTGGGGCCTCCTCGAATTACGGACGATCTCCATGACTCTCGAAGACGTGTTCTTGCAACTGACCCGCCATGAAGAGGGCATGACGCCTCAAGCCGACCAGGTGAGCGAGCTCCCCCAGGAGACCGCCTCATGA